CCGGCGCGCCGCCTCGCGATAGAGATCGAAGAGCGGCGCGAAACGCCGCGGCTCACCGCCGATGATTGCCAGTGCCACCGGCAGGCCCAGCGCGCCGGCGCGCGCCACCGACTGCGGCGTGCCGCCGACGGCAACCCAGAGCGGCAACGGATCCTGCAGCGGCCTGGGATAGACGCCGCGCCCGTTGATCGGCGCGCGAAGCTCGCCCTTCCACTCCACAACCTCGCTGTCGCGCAGCGCCAGCAGCAAATCGAGCTTCTCCTCGAAAAGCTGGTCGTAGTCTTCGAGATTATAACCGAACAGCGGGAAGGACTCGATGAAGGAGCCGCGCCCCGCCATGATCTCGGCCCGGCCATCGGAAATCAGGTCGAGCGTCGAAAACTGCTGGAAGACGCGCACCGGATCGTCGGAGGAGAGCACGGTGACTGCACTGGTCAGCCGGATATTCCTGGTCTTGACGGCAGCCGCCGCCAGCACGACCGCCGGAGCAGACGCTGCATAGTCCGGCCGGTGATGCTCGCCGAGGCCGAAGACGTCGAGCCCAACCTGATCGGCAAGCTCGATTTCCTCGATAAGATGCTTCAGCCGTTCGGCCGCCTCGGCGCCCTTGCCGCGCGAGGGGTTGGGATTGACGTCGGCGAATGTGTAAAGCCCCAGTTCCATCATCGGCATCCTGTTGAATTCTCGGCTGAGATAAGGATGCCGGGGATAGAGCGCAAATACAAATTCTGGAACGGAATGTTCGAGAATTTCGATGGGCGGCATGATGACTTTGGGAATCTGGAAGATCGATCGGCGACCAATTCGAATCTGAAT
This Rhizobium brockwellii DNA region includes the following protein-coding sequences:
- a CDS encoding LLM class flavin-dependent oxidoreductase: MELGLYTFADVNPNPSRGKGAEAAERLKHLIEEIELADQVGLDVFGLGEHHRPDYAASAPAVVLAAAAVKTRNIRLTSAVTVLSSDDPVRVFQQFSTLDLISDGRAEIMAGRGSFIESFPLFGYNLEDYDQLFEEKLDLLLALRDSEVVEWKGELRAPINGRGVYPRPLQDPLPLWVAVGGTPQSVARAGALGLPVALAIIGGEPRRFAPLFDLYREAARRAGQDQAKLKTSINVHGFIADTTEAAANQFYGPQAEVMNRIGRERGWGPTNRAHFDMSRGPNGALFVGNPEAVAEKIIAHHALFKNDRFLLQMAIGLMPHAEIMRGIELYGTKVAPIVRKALTDSSEEAKATA